A genomic segment from Salmo trutta chromosome 38, fSalTru1.1, whole genome shotgun sequence encodes:
- the LOC115177804 gene encoding mucolipin-1 yields MATASGSCNHGGASSEKERLVSSVSPHGYGSSDSSDKHVHHRHSHGNPRLPTATAGGWLGAEQEEEALRRKLKYFFMSPCDKFHAKGRKPFKLGLQLLKIIIVTVQLVFFGLSNQMVVTFKEENTMSFKHIFLKDYDEGSDDTLAVYRQSDVYEHIFYAVDQYLVLPETTVGRYAYVYGVGVNGSALSLCQHYYKKGSIDPANDTFNIDPHVITDCVGVNPLSVPRAPFGSDYKNFTLKFHKLINVTIQFQLKAINIQTIINNEIPDCYTFFITIVLDNKAHSGKVRISLENQAFIKECKDPSVSGHAENYTRLTFDVVVVIVCILSLLLCGRSILRGIILQAEFVEFFKTNLGRKVSWDERMEFINGWYILLIISDVLTVIGSIIKIGIESKNLSSYDECGILLGTSTLLVWVGVIRYLSFFQKYNILIVTLRAAFPNVIRFCSCVAVIYLGYCFCGWIVLGPYHVKFRSLSMVSECLFSLINGDDMFVTFSEMQESSTLVWVFSQVYLYTFISLFIYMVLSLFIALITGAYETIKHQTQEPYHITDLHAFIAECTDTPSSGMFRGLETSPCSFFCCCDRTTTYEDVLLVN; encoded by the exons agaAGGAGAGGTTGGTTTCCTCTGTGTCTCCTCACGGCTACGGCTCCAGCGACAGCAGCGACAAGCATGTTCACCACAGACACAGCCATGGCAACCCCCGGTTGCCCACGGCAACGGCAGGGGGTTGGCTGGGAGCAGAGCAGGAAGAGGAGGCCCTGCGCAGGAAGCTCAAGTACTTCTTCATGAGCCCCTGTGATAAGTTCCACGCCAAGGGCCGCAAGCCCTTCAAACTGGGCCTGCAGCTGCTCAAGATTATCATTGTCACGGTGCAG cTGGTGTTCTTTGGCCTCAGCAACCAGATGGTGGTGACGTTCAAGGAGGAGAACACCATGTCCTTTAAGCACATCTTCTTGAAGGACTATGACGAGGGCTCCGACGACACGTTGGCCGTGTACAGACAGAGCGATGTCTACGAACACATCTTCTACGCCGTAGACCAG TATTTGGTGCTACCGGAGACCACGGTGGGACGCTATGCGTATGTCTATGGGGTCGGGGTGAACGGGagtgccctctctctctgccagcaTTACTACAAGAAGGGCAGCATCGATCCTGCCAATGATACCTTCAACATTGACCCTCATGTTATCACAG ATTGTGTGGGGGTTAACCCTCTGTCAGTCCCTCGAGCGCCTTTCGGCAGTGACTACAAGAACTTTACCCTCAAGTTCCACAA ACTCATAAACGTGACGATACAGTTCCAACTAAAGGCCATCAACATTCAGACCATCATCAACAACGAGATTCCTGACTGTTACACCTTCTTCATAACA ATAGTCCTGGACAACAAGGCTCACAGTGGTAAAGTGAGGATCAGTCTGGAAAACCAGGCTTTTATTAAGGAGTGTAAAGACCCCAGTGTGTCAGGCCACG cGGAGAACTACACGCGGCTAACGTTTGACGTGGTGGTGGTGATCGTTTGTATACTGTCCCTGCTGCTGTGTGGCCGCTCCATACTCCGCGGCATCATACTACAGGCC GAGTTTGTCGAGTTCTTCAAGACTAACCTGGGCCGGAAAGTAAGCTGGGACGAAAGGATGGAATTCATCAACGGCTGGTACATCCTGCTCATCATCAGTGACGTCCTCACTGTCATCGGCAGCATCATCAAGATTGGCATCGAATCCAAG AATTTGTCATCGTATGATGAGTGTGGCATCCTGTTGGGGACTTCCACCTTGTTGGTGTGGGTCGGAGTCATTCGCTACCTCAGCTTCTTCCAGAAGTACAAT atCCTGATTGTGACCTTGCGAGCTGCGTTCCCCAACGTGATCCGGTTCTGCAGCTGTGTGGCTGTCATCTACCTGGGCTACTGCTTCTGCGGCTGGATCGTGCTGGGGCCCTATCATGTCAAG TTCCGCTCTCTCTCCATGGTGTCAGAGTGCCTGTTCTCGCTGATCAACGGCGACGACATGTTTGTGACTTTCTCGGAGATGCAGGAGAGCAGCACGCTGGTGTGGGTGTTCAGCCAGGTCTACCTGTACACCTTCATCTCCCTCTTCATCTACATGGTACTGTCGCTCTTCATCGCCCTCATCACCGGCGCGTACGAAACCATCAAG CACCAAACCCAGGAGCCCTACCACATTACGGACCTGCACGCCTTCATCGCAGAGTGCACTGACACGCCCAGCTCGGGGATGTTCCGGGGCCTCGAGACCTCGCCCTGCTCCTTCTTCTGCTGCTGTGACAG AACGACAACATACGAGGATGTCCTTTTGGTGAACTGA